The following DNA comes from Mycoplasma phocoenae.
CTTGAATTTTAACAATATCGTTTAATTTTGCTAAGTTTTGTTCGTCATGTACTGCAAAACGTTTTGATTTTTTGAAACGTTTTTGGTATTTAGGGTGTTTCATGTATGTTTCTACTAAAACGATGATTGTTTTATCGTTTTTTGTTGAAACAACTTTCCCGTTTAAAACTTTACGGTTATTTGATCTTTCCATTATTTTGTTTCTCCTGCTGCTTTTTTCTCGTTAATTGCTGTTAGTATTCTTGCGATATCTTTTTTGTTTGCTTTGATTTTGTGTGGTGTATCTAATTGTCCAGTTTTTGAACGTTGACGTAATTGGAAAGCTAAAGCTGATAAATCGTCAACCATTTTTTCTAATTCAGCGATTGATTTAGTTTTTAATTCAGCGTATTTCATTAGTTTTCTCCTTCTTGGTTTTCACGTTTAACAATTTTAACTTTAACT
Coding sequences within:
- the rpsQ gene encoding 30S ribosomal protein S17, yielding MERSNNRKVLNGKVVSTKNDKTIIVLVETYMKHPKYQKRFKKSKRFAVHDEQNLAKLNDIVKIQETRPLSKTKHFRLVEIKEHSQQGEE
- the rpmC gene encoding 50S ribosomal protein L29; its protein translation is MKYAELKTKSIAELEKMVDDLSALAFQLRQRSKTGQLDTPHKIKANKKDIARILTAINEKKAAGETK